GGCAAAAAGGCGAAACATTCCGGGGCGCATGCGGACAAAACGGAGAAAAGCCACCATGCGACCGATGTAAAATCGGCGGCCCCGGCTCACCACAAGAAGCACCCGACGGCCGCAACGGCCAGAGAAGAAGCGCCTCACAGGATCAGGGCGACGCATAAGCCGCACCCGGCCAAGCATGCGGGTCATGGTGCAGCAACCGAAACGGTTCGTCCAGTTCCGCCTCCCCTGCCAGCGGATGGCGATCCGGCGCATCCGGCCTCACCCGATGAAACGCCGAACAGTTCCAACGCCAACGGGCAGGACCCCACAAAAGGCAGCAACACCGGCCTGCCGCTGCCCCGTTTTGCAGCCCTGCGGGCGGATGATGTGAACATGCGGGCCGGGCCGGGTCAGCGTTATCCCATCCAGTGGGTCTATCACCGTCGCGGCCTGCCCGTGCAGATCGAGCGCGAGTTTGACGTCTGGCGTCTGGTGGAGGATTCTGATGGCGTAAAAGGCTGGGTTCATCAGGCCACCCTCATCGGTTCGCGTGACTTTGTGGTTCCGTCTCTGC
The Acetobacter aceti genome window above contains:
- a CDS encoding SH3 domain-containing protein; the protein is MPIGSALGTDAGMKASLPLRVAATLMTAATTLPLTAVAYAATSGQPTHHHKGDVDAKHKAGKKAKHSGAHADKTEKSHHATDVKSAAPAHHKKHPTAATAREEAPHRIRATHKPHPAKHAGHGAATETVRPVPPPLPADGDPAHPASPDETPNSSNANGQDPTKGSNTGLPLPRFAALRADDVNMRAGPGQRYPIQWVYHRRGLPVQIEREFDVWRLVEDSDGVKGWVHQATLIGSRDFVVPSLPGATTPAPVSNAKPASDIPADPKAEGQKAETSAANRHTEAKIISRVSTSADVAKLPGAVILHATADDESAAVAVLTPGTVGTIKACASGSAWCKVSVQRYEGWIHRAQMWGIGPDEAYPPS